The DNA segment AGTTGGGTTGAGTTCGCTCAAGCGAAGCGGCTTCTCTGTTACATGCTTTCCTGCAATCTCAACTGATGATGAACCATCAAAAGGGGGCCGACCGGCTACCATCTCATACAAAATAAGCCCCAGAGAATACATGTCCGACCGGTGGTCTGCCTGGCGACCCTTAGCCTGCTCTGGAGATATGTAGCGGGCGGTCCCTAAGATCTTGCCAGTCTGAGTCAGTCCCGGCATGGTAAGTGCCCTTGCTATGCCAAAATCGGTAACTTTTACTATATAATCATCGGCAATTAAGATGTTCTGTGGCTTGATATCCCTGTGGATTATACCGCGGCTGTGAGCATGGCCGACCGCTTCTGCCACCTGCCTTGCGATATCCACCGCCTCTTCTATTGGAAGAGGCGCCCGCTCATCGATAACTTGCTTTAGCGTCTTACCGCGAACGTATTCCATAACAATGTAATAAACGCCACCCATGTAGCCAGTATCGTATATTGTTGTAATATTGGGATGAACAAGGCTTGCCGCTGCATATGCTTCTCTTCGGAACCGCTCGATAAAATGGGGATTGCTAGTAAAATGACCATGCAGTATTTTTATAGCTACCTGTCGGGATAAGGTTGTATCAAATGCCTTATAAACAACGGCCATGCCTCCCCGTCCAATAGCTTTTTCGATTTTATACCGCTCATTGATGATATTGCCTATCATTTGTCCTCTTATAATTACTCTAGCCTATATCTATGTCAACCTGTAGGCGCAAGAAGCAATGTTAGTAAACCAACCTTAATCAGCTAAAGCCTGCAAGTGTATGCCAAACCAAAACACTCCAATATTTTACACTTAGCCAATCCGTAGCGGAATGCATTTTTGACACTATTTTGATACTTGATTTTTGAAACTGGCGTCGGTTTTTAGTTCGAACCCGCTTCCCTTCGGGAATAATTTCTTTACTGGAGGTGGATTCATGCATGAGCAGGCGCTTATAAGAGAAGAAATCGAGCAGGCAATATCGCAGGAGCCACGAATCTCCGGCAGGATTGATGTCGAGGTTCATGGGAGAGACGTTAGGCTGACCGGCGTTGTTGAGACACTGGAGCAAAGAGAGCTTGCCGAAGAAATTGCAAGAAGCTTTGGGCCCGTAAGAATCGATAACGATATCGTAATAGAATCTACTAAAGTCATTGAGGATGAGGATGTTCTGGCTGCAGCACGGCGAGCTATCGCAAAAAATCCTGACCTAGCCCACGATATCGGCGTGGATCGTGTCGTCGATGGCATCGTCTACCTGAAAGGACATAGCCCAAGCCTTGCCAGGATTGAGGAAGCGGTAGAAACGGTAGCCGAAGCAGCTGGAGTAAAAGACGTCGTATCTGAAGTAAAAATGATGCCCGGAGTAAGCTTAACAGATGACGAGATTGCTGACGAGGTAGCGCAAGCCCTTATGGCTAACCACTCAATTCATGCGGAGTTCCTCGGTGTGCAGGCAAAGCATGGCATAGTCACGCTAAGCGGCGCCGTAGCTAATCCTAGACAAAAGATAATTGCGACAAGTATCGCAAAACAGATGCCCGGTGTCGTTGAGGTTATAAACAACTTAGAGGTTGGCGAGCAGCCAACAAGCCTGGACCAGGCAATTGAGAACGAAGTGATAAAAGCTCTCGAGTTAAGCGATATAAATATGGCTGGTGTACGTGTAAATGTACTTGACGGCGTAGTATATTTAGATGGCAAAGTCGATACTTATAAACAGAAAGACCGTGCTGAGTTTCTTGCAAGAAACGTAAAGGGTGTGCGTATGGTACAAAACGACCTAGTGATTGGATTTCATATAGAGCCTAAAGCTGGCTAATTAAAGTGCCAAAACCTCTTACCCGCTTCTCAAGCATATTTCCACAAAATTATCAATCAGTCGTTTATTTGGCTCTGGCTCAAAGGAAGCCTTATCATCCCACTCGCTGACTGGATCAGCAAAGTAATTATTTATTCCATAATTTATCTCTGGATGAAACTGAACCGACCAGATTGGAAGGTTTTTATGCGCAAGCGCTTGGACGGTACAATAGTTAGATGTTGCAATGAGCTCAAATCCATCGGGAACTTCCTCCACGCGGTCGTGGTGATAAACCGCAGACCTCCATTTGGGCGGAAGGCCATCAAATATAGGGTTGTCTTTTATCCTTATGATTTCTGCAAAGCCTACCCTTCGCTCACGCCTTAGCACGCAAGCGCCAAAAGCTTTAGAGATGAGCTGGTGCCCGAAACATATTCCAAGAATCGGAATACCCTTTGAAGCCTCCTGTAAGATAAGGGCAGCCTCATCTTCAATCCATGCCTTAGGATCGTTTACTGAAGGCAGACCTCCGCCAACGATGATGCCAACGGTTGCAGAAGGCACTTTTCTTCTAAAACCGCCTATTGGATCGAATACAACACAATCGATTTTGTCCCCAATTAACTTTTGCGTAACCAGCGACAGGTTTTGCTCTTCGGGCACATCATCATTTTCTAGGATGAGCAATACTTTTTTCACCGCGCACCTTCCTATGTTTTTTGCATTATATGCATGCAATGTGTCCGGTGACAAGAAGTACAGAGCGCCCATGTTTACCGCCGATGGTTTTCTTGGAAATAAAAACGGGTATAGAATAAGTTAGGTTACTTGCTTAATAAGAGAGAGGAGTTTTGCTTGCAAGATATTAAGCGGGATGGAAACACAACACTGATGTTAGGCGGAGTTGCTGAAACATTTCGAGACCAGATATGGGCAATAGTAGAAAAGTGGATGCAGAGGTTAGCTTTAGAAGAGGGTGAAAACAGCTGGAGACTCATACCTGAAACGCAGTTAGTGGACAACTTACCAACATTGTTAAGAGGTGTCTCAAAAGTTATCGGTGATCCGGCGCGCATTGCCGATTTCGAACCTGAAGGGGTTATTTACCAAGAAGCCGCAAGGTTTGGCGCAAATCGAAGGGACAGCAATTATAAACTATCCGACCTGCTTCGGGAACTCGAAATACTGCGCGAAATAGTCTGGGAATTCTGCAGAAAAAGTGTCATGCCACTAGAGTTTTTCGACCTTGAGGGCAGAATAAACCGCCCTTTCGATAAGATGGTCTCGACAATAATCGATAGCTACGTTAATGCCTATACCGCAGAACTTAAGTACATTGCACGCAGGGATAAACTGAGCAATTTTCTAAACTACGAGTCGTTTAAAGAAGAAATAAACCGTGAGTTTGCAAGGTCCAGAAGATATCGGCACCCGTTTTCGCTCATCATGCTTGACATCGACGACTATAGAGATTACTGCCAGAGTTTTGGCAACGAAGCCGGAGAAGAGCTTTTGCAGGAGATCTCAGCAACAATAATGCGAATCATAAGAACCGTCGACATACCATCTAAATACGGCTACGACGAGTTTGCAATAATATTGCCTGAGACGTCTAAGAAGCAGGCACGAAAAGTTGCTGAGCGAATAAGGCGTGCCGTTAAACTTGAGATGCGACATTCCGCCGAAGTGCGTCGCTACCTAAAAACACCGGTTACTGTAAGTATAGGTATATCTAGCTATCCAAAAGATGCAGAAACAGTTGATGAGATAATAAGTCTTGCCGACGAGACACTTTACGCTGCCAAAAAAGCGGGCAAGGATATAGTTGTGTGGAAATAATTAGTTACCCAGTTACCAGTTAACGTTGCTGCAGTAAATATTTTTTTGTTAGCAGCACTGCAAAGCTTGCAGCACTATTTTTACCCTAGTTTTTCCTTCACGCGTTTAGTCAAGTCGTTCTCAAGTGTGAACATCTTCTGTACCAATCCGGATTTTATCCCCGAACGGCTGATGGTAAACCTTAGGTTTGGCGATTCTTGAGCCCGCCACTTTAGCTTATAAGGCTCGTCACCTCTCAGAAAATTAAAGTTATGCAAGCCCTCAGCAATTGAGTCTTCTATGGCTCGCCCAATTAAAACCGTAGAAACACTGACATTGCCCCAGTCTGGTTCAAAGCCACCCAGGTAGTAATAAAAGGAATCGCCAAAGGCAAAGCCATAAATCGCCGCTATCGCTCTGCCGTCTATCTCCATAATATACAGACGTAGCCAACCTTGTTTCTCCAGCTCGGTAGCCAAATCGGTATGAAACTTACGGAACTTTGGGCTAAGGTAAGCGCCCGGCTTCTTCTTGTTTATAAATCGCTTCTGGTGGAGCTTAAAGAAAAGCTCCATGTCCCTTTCCACATCTTTGCCTGAGCTCAGCCTGTAAGATACGGCGTAGTCACGAGCAATTCGCCGGGTGTAATACTGAACATTCCAGCGAAACTTCTTACTCAAGCCTGCCAGATATTCATCCCAGTTATCTGGTAAGGTTACGTTGTAACAATTGTCCTGGCAAACCTGTGTATATGGTAACTTTGCAGCCAAAACCCTTGAGCTAAGCACATCAATAGTAGGGCTTCCTGCAGGAAGTTGATGAAGGTCAATAGCATCCCATTTTAGGGAGTTAAGTAAAAAATCGGCCAAAGCGACTGAAACATCGGGGTTTCCGTTAACAATAAAATCTAAATAATCGGTCCCATTAGTTCCGATAAATGCGACCACTTTTAACGGAAACCCGTAATAGGTAGAGGATATATAAAACGGCGCGATGCCGGCTATTTTATCGCCGTCTCGTATAACGAGAAGGCATAGTTTTTTACCCTTACTATTTGCCTTCCACCAATTCCACGACCATTC comes from the Bacillota bacterium genome and includes:
- a CDS encoding BON domain-containing protein; the protein is MHEQALIREEIEQAISQEPRISGRIDVEVHGRDVRLTGVVETLEQRELAEEIARSFGPVRIDNDIVIESTKVIEDEDVLAAARRAIAKNPDLAHDIGVDRVVDGIVYLKGHSPSLARIEEAVETVAEAAGVKDVVSEVKMMPGVSLTDDEIADEVAQALMANHSIHAEFLGVQAKHGIVTLSGAVANPRQKIIATSIAKQMPGVVEVINNLEVGEQPTSLDQAIENEVIKALELSDINMAGVRVNVLDGVVYLDGKVDTYKQKDRAEFLARNVKGVRMVQNDLVIGFHIEPKAG
- a CDS encoding gamma-glutamyl-gamma-aminobutyrate hydrolase family protein (Members of this family of hydrolases with an active site Cys residue belong to MEROPS family C26.), which codes for MKKVLLILENDDVPEEQNLSLVTQKLIGDKIDCVVFDPIGGFRRKVPSATVGIIVGGGLPSVNDPKAWIEDEAALILQEASKGIPILGICFGHQLISKAFGACVLRRERRVGFAEIIRIKDNPIFDGLPPKWRSAVYHHDRVEEVPDGFELIATSNYCTVQALAHKNLPIWSVQFHPEINYGINNYFADPVSEWDDKASFEPEPNKRLIDNFVEICLRSG
- a CDS encoding diguanylate cyclase, whose translation is MQDIKRDGNTTLMLGGVAETFRDQIWAIVEKWMQRLALEEGENSWRLIPETQLVDNLPTLLRGVSKVIGDPARIADFEPEGVIYQEAARFGANRRDSNYKLSDLLRELEILREIVWEFCRKSVMPLEFFDLEGRINRPFDKMVSTIIDSYVNAYTAELKYIARRDKLSNFLNYESFKEEINREFARSRRYRHPFSLIMLDIDDYRDYCQSFGNEAGEELLQEISATIMRIIRTVDIPSKYGYDEFAIILPETSKKQARKVAERIRRAVKLEMRHSAEVRRYLKTPVTVSIGISSYPKDAETVDEIISLADETLYAAKKAGKDIVVWK
- a CDS encoding GNAT family N-acetyltransferase; the protein is MLQIEVVTNLEDFKALRDSWNKLALEANLSVFQTWEWSWNWWKANSKGKKLCLLVIRDGDKIAGIAPFYISSTYYGFPLKVVAFIGTNGTDYLDFIVNGNPDVSVALADFLLNSLKWDAIDLHQLPAGSPTIDVLSSRVLAAKLPYTQVCQDNCYNVTLPDNWDEYLAGLSKKFRWNVQYYTRRIARDYAVSYRLSSGKDVERDMELFFKLHQKRFINKKKPGAYLSPKFRKFHTDLATELEKQGWLRLYIMEIDGRAIAAIYGFAFGDSFYYYLGGFEPDWGNVSVSTVLIGRAIEDSIAEGLHNFNFLRGDEPYKLKWRAQESPNLRFTISRSGIKSGLVQKMFTLENDLTKRVKEKLG